In a single window of the Scophthalmus maximus strain ysfricsl-2021 chromosome 18, ASM2237912v1, whole genome shotgun sequence genome:
- the LOC118290503 gene encoding BTB/POZ domain-containing protein 6-B isoform X1, with translation MAAELVSTSLPHTNEVEEVEVKKSFILQSEPDPTSDHDRDAYQTNDVTEERDSWPAAPPTLRERNALMFNNEQMADAHFLVGPPGETQKVPAHKYVLAVGSSVFGAMFYGDLAEGQSEIHIPDVEPTAFLILLKYMYSDEIELEADNVLATLYAAKKYIVPALAKACVTFLETSLEAKNACILLSQSRLFEEPELTHRCWEVIDAQAELALRAESFCEIDLPTLEIILQRETLNIREVVVFQAVLSWSVAECQRQSLAVSPRNQRAALGKALYLVRFPSMTLQEFADVAAQSDILTLKETRDIFLWFTATNKPRLEFPLVTRSGLAPQRCHRFQSSAYRSNQWRYRGRCDSIQFAVDRRIFMAGLGLYGSSSGKAEYSVKIELMRQGTILAQNLTKFLSDGSSGTFPVWFEHPVQVEQDTFYTVSAVLDGNELSYFGQEGMTEVQSGNVTFQFQCSSDSTNGTGVQGGQIPEIVFYC, from the exons ATGGCAGCTGAACTTGTCTCCACCAGCCTCCCCCACACcaacgaggtggaggaggtggaggtgaagaagagttTCATCCTGCAGAGCGAACCAGACCCGACCTCCGACCACGACCGGGACGCCTATCAGACGAACGAcgtcacagaggagagagacagctgGCCAGCAGCGCCCCCCACCCTCCGAGAGAG GAACGCTCTGATGTTCAACAACGAGCAAATGGCAGACGCTCACTTCCTCGTCGGTCCTCCAGGAGAAACTCAGAAAGTCCCTGCTCATAAG TACGTCCTGGCCGTGGGCAGCTCCGTGTTTGGAGCCATGTTTTATGGAGATCTGGCCGAGGGACAATCTGAGATCCACATCCCAGATGTGGAGCCAACTGCTTTCCTCATCCTGTTGAA GTACATGTACAGTGACGAGATTGAGCTGGAGGCCGACAACGTGCTCGCTACCCTCTATGCTGCCAAGAAGTACATTGTTCCTGCTCTGGCCAAGGCGTGTGTGACCTTCCTGGAGACCAGCCTGGAGGCAAAAAACGCCTGCATCCTGCTGTCTCAGAGCCGGCTGTTCGAGGAGCCGGAGCTGACGCATCGCTGCTGGGAGGTGATCGACGCTCAGGCTGAGCTCGCTCTGCGAGCCGAAAGTTTCTGTGAGATCGACCTGCCAACGCTGGAGATcatcctgcagagagaaacactcaACATCCGCGAGGTCGTGGTCTTCCAGGCAGTGCTGAGCTGGTCGGTGGCTGAGTGTCAGCGGCAGAGCCTGGCAGTGAGCCCCAGGAACCAGCGGGCGGCACTGGGTAAGGCTCTGTACCTGGTCCGGTTCCCTTCTATGACGCTGCAGGAGTTTGCAGACGTTGCAGCGCAGTCAGACATTCTAACGCTGAAAGAGACTCGCGACATCTTCCTGTGGTTCACCGCCACCAACAAACCCAGACTGGAGTTCCCTCTGGTGACGCGGTCGGGCCTGGCACCACAGAGGTGCCATCGTTTCCAGTCCTCAGCCTACCGCAGTAACCAGTGGCGGTACAGGGGGCGCTGCGATAGCATCCAGTTCGCGGTGGACAGGAGAATCTTCATGGCTGGACTCGGTCTGTATGGGTCGAGCAGCGGGAAGGCGGAATACAGTGTGAAGATTGAACTGATGAGGCAGGGAACCATTCTGGCCCAGAACCTTACCAAGTTCTTGTCAGACGGGTCGAGCGGTACCTTCCCTGTGTGGTTCGAACATCCGGTCCAGGTGGAACAGGACACATTCTACACGGTCAGCGCAGTCCTGGACGGAAATGAGCTGAGCTACTTTGGACAGGAGGGGATGACGGAGGTGCAGTCTGGAAACGTGACCTTCCAGTTTCAGTGTTCGTCAGACAGTACCAACGGGACCGGCGTGCAGGGGGGACAGATCCCCGAGATAGTTTTCTACTGTTGA
- the LOC118290500 gene encoding uncharacterized protein LOC118290500 isoform X2, producing MPRFEAVDGSGVHSISEQLASRCGYTISTFKMDGLTTFRASYYSCFTHKQDDSVFTFRFNVMVSDGGGAWISRAVSASCSGLSWTHREIVCEENYMEVNVNRESSCGGQSGESGQAWQAAFSQAQRTATSVWQLMFLQSGGHVSSMSVSEAQTMGYSLTTTAHRVVLRSQYKQQHAKVLMVDGIPVEVIRVSVFFKNKLTVVIMDVTMACTVNSGSFDDTWLLWDVPWIMTPLVEEDARFESQSVRVGVEGVLLDEPTSTTRGFSLVRGGGLVQIGVPFGAEGGYRKSLVVNNVYKELYVIFLLYEHVFSLLYEDGSSITTRHRMVRVLDTPLLCRPPFSRDETISDDDAFSIYLGNIPADVILEEVWINRKQLMTSESINPVAHVNGSRAYKLRLPFDDAIVHLRYLGGGVVQFSIDVNFTLTIVPQRDSYHHHTVVTAHVVDAFPPQISAQCSDGGITFSVVRPHQTKSLWEVGVDQEPLTSQLAAQRGYHLHNDTHRTSLDVPVLSIGYTYEDINLSHFYGIFKLLLRDSKTLEVQTSTSKRCLFRTEDMMVCSADGTMTVVTTPTSTWPTVGPDRISLLDPTCRPKQADGSRVLFEFKVNSCGTRTMIGELYVVYENEIIHDRQLITDGPDLISRESQFKLTVRCFYPLSGVNRLSVDRLFRAEAPGFGSIKVFESLEDSANKVPAHDCWNHNSGHAIKTLINQVHQNPAGGGVLPHPGTRPRPGPEGQDKLVSEISGDLQTFPTLNLFPETQTVQINQVPQQVLSHPGQLMSQTQEPNVARYDQLQNEKYVPAETKHKKNITDSSAQTQESVTNEPTSTATSRADQNLYATGPTEVSSDGTHRTSQQPQDHRGSNTKHVPDKTYFQRTEQGQDVDMLQSAASRRPDGSSDQQGPQQNLVQSGAETGKADGLVSASTLTTGASHIRVRPGPGFSGRLQTHDHSRLQNLQNPDSLTREGTSRTSDPSVTPQRTSKTPVDVQEHKPTDVNAPRHKGQNPTGSAGPGSDLKIHSRSDCVSQYESSVHQGIMRYRH from the exons ATGCCTCGTTTCGAGGCTGTGG ATGGAAGTGGCGTCCACTCCATCAGCGAGCAGCTCGCCTCACGCTGCGGTTACACCATCAGCACCTTCAAGATGGACGGCCTCACCACCTTCAGAGCCTCGTACTATTCCTGCTTCACCCACAAGCAG gatGATTCCGTGTTCACCTTCAGATTTAACGTGATGGTGAGTGACGGGGGCGGCGCCTGGATCAGCCGAGCAgtgtctgcttcctgttctggTCTGAGCTGGACCCACAGAGAGATCGTCTGTGAGGAGAACTACATGGAG GTGAACGTGAACAGAGAGTCGTCATGTGGAGGTCAGTCGGGGGAGAGTGGACAGGCGTGGCAGGCTGCCTTCTCTCAG GCTCAGAGGACAGCGACCTCAGTTTGGCAGCTGATGTTCCTACAGAGTGGCGGACACGTGTCCTCCATGTCCGTCAGCGAGGCCCAGACGATGGGCTACAGTCTGACCACCACCGCCCACAGGGTGGTGCTCAGGTCCCAGTACAAACAGCAGCACGCCAAGGTCCTGATG GTGGATGGCATCCCCGTGGAGGTGATCCGGGTGTCTGTGTTCTTTAAGAACAAGCTCACGGTGGTGATAATGGATGTGACCATGGCCTGTACAGTCA ATTCAGGGTCGTTTGACGACACCTGGCTGCTCTGGGACGTCCCCTGGATCATGACCCCACTGGTCGAGGAGGATGCCAGGTTTGAAAGTCAGAGTGTCCGTGTGGGGGTGGAGGGCGTCCTGCTGGATGaacccacctccaccaccagagGATTCAGTCTGGTTCGAGGAGGAGGTCTGGTCCAGATCGGGGTTCCTTTTGGAGCCGAGGGCGGCTACAGAAAG AGTCTGGTGGTAAACAACGTGTACAAGGAGTTGTACGTGATCTTCCTGCTGTACGAACACGTCTTCTCTCTGCTGTATGAAGACGgcagcagcatcaccaccaGACACCGGATGGTCCGAGTGCTCGACACACCGCTGCTCTGCCGTCCGCCCTTCAGTCGTGACG AGACCATCAGTGATGACGATGCGTTCAGCATCTACCTGGGAAATATTCCTGCTGATGTCATTTTAGAAGAAGTGTGGATCAACCGGAAGCAGCTGATGACATCAGAGAGCATCAATCCTGTTGCTCATGTTAACGGCAGCAGAGCCTACAAGCTCCGCCTCCCCTTCGACGATGCCATCGTCCACTTGAGG TATCTGGGTGGAGGTGTCGTCCAGTTCTCTATAGATGTAAACTTCACTTTGACCATCGTGCCTCAGAGAGACTCGTACCACCACCACACAGTCGTCACAGCTCACGTCGTTGACGCAT TCCCTCCACAGATCTCGGCTCAGTGTTCGGACGGAGGAATCACCTTCAGCGTGGTTAGACCACATCAAACCAAGAGTCTCTGGGAAGTGGGTGTTGACCAAGAGcctctgacatcacagctgGCGGCCCAGAGAGGGTACCACCTCCACAACGACACCCACAGAACTTCCCTGGACGTCCCTGTGTTGTCCATTGGATACACCTACGAA GACATCAACCTGTCACATTTTTATGGAATATTCAAGCTTCTTCTGAGAGACTCCAAAACTCTGGAAGTCCAGACGTCCACCTCCAAACGCTGCCTCTTCAGAACAGAGGACATGATGG TCTGTTCTGCAGACGGAACCATGACGGTGGTAACGACACCGACCTCCACCTGGCCCACGGTGGGGCCTGACAGAATCAGTCTGCTGGACCCCACCTGTCGGCCAAAACAGGCAGATGGATCCAGAGTTCTGTTTGAGTTCAAGGTGAACTCCTGTGGGACCAGAACCATG ATCGGTGAGTTGTACGTGGTTTATGAAAACGAGATCATCCACGACAGACAGTTGATCACAGATGGACCAGACTTGATCTCCAGGGAATCTCAGTTTAA GTTGACCGTCAGGTGCTTCTATCCACTGAGTGGAGTCAACAGACTGTCTGTGGACAGGCTCTTCAGAGCAGAGGCTCCTGGGTTTGGTTCAATCAAAGTCTTTGAGAGTCTTGAAG ATTCAGCAAATAAAGTCCCTGCTCATGACTGTTGGAATCACAATTCTGGACATGCCATCAAAACCCTGATAAACCAGGTCCATCAAAACCCTGCAGGAGGTGGAGTCCTGCCTCACCCTGGCACCAGGCCTCGACCAGGACCAGAAGGACAAGACAAGCTGGTCTCTGAGATCTCCGGAGATCTCCAAACTTTTCCAACTCTGAATCTTTTTCCTGAAACTCAAACTGTCCAGATCAACCAAGTCCCTCAGCAGGTTCTATCACATCCTGGTCAACTCATGTCCCAGACACAGGAGCCAAATGTAGCCAGATATGACCAGTTACAAAACGAGAAATATGTTCCTGCTGagaccaaacacaaaaaaaatatcactgactcgtctgcacaaacacaagagtCTGTCACCAACGAACCAACCTCGACTGCAACCAGCCGTGCCGACCAGAACCTG TACGCCACTGGACCGACAGAAGTGAGCAGTGATGGGACCCACCGGACCTCCCAACAGCCCCAAGACCACAGAGGGTCAAACACCAAACATGTGCCtgacaaaacatatttccaaaGAACAGAACAAGGACAAGATGTTGATATGCTTCAGTCTGCAGCGAGCCGCCGCCCTGATGGATCCTCGGACCAGCAGGGACCACAGCAGAACCTGGTCCAGTCAGGAGCTGAGACAGGGAAAGCTGACGGACTGGTATCTGCCTCCACTCTGACGACAG GTGCATCTCACATAAGAGTCAGACCTGGTCCTGGTTTCTCTGGAAGACTCCAAACTCATGACCATTCCAGACTGCAGAACCTCCAGAACCCAGACTCTCTCACCAGAGAAGGAACCAGCAGGACGTCGGACCCCAGTGTCACACCGCAAAGAACCTCAAAGACTCCCGTCGACGTCCAAGAACATAAACCAACCGATGTCAACGCACCGAGACACAAGGGCCAGAATCCCACTGGTTCCGCTGGTCCAGGTTCAGACCTGAAGATCCACAGCAGGTCAGACTGTGTCAGTCAGTACGAGTCCAGTGTTCACCAAGGCATCATGAGGTACCGacactga
- the LOC118290500 gene encoding uncharacterized protein LOC118290500 isoform X1 encodes MPRFEAVDGSGVHSISEQLASRCGYTISTFKMDGLTTFRASYYSCFTHKQDDSVFTFRFNVMVSDGGGAWISRAVSASCSGLSWTHREIVCEENYMEVNVNRESSCGGQSGESGQAWQAAFSQAQRTATSVWQLMFLQSGGHVSSMSVSEAQTMGYSLTTTAHRVVLRSQYKQQHAKVLMVDGIPVEVIRVSVFFKNKLTVVIMDVTMACTVNSGSFDDTWLLWDVPWIMTPLVEEDARFESQSVRVGVEGVLLDEPTSTTRGFSLVRGGGLVQIGVPFGAEGGYRKSLVVNNVYKELYVIFLLYEHVFSLLYEDGSSITTRHRMVRVLDTPLLCRPPFSRDETISDDDAFSIYLGNIPADVILEEVWINRKQLMTSESINPVAHVNGSRAYKLRLPFDDAIVHLRYLGGGVVQFSIDVNFTLTIVPQRDSYHHHTVVTAHVVDAFPPQISAQCSDGGITFSVVRPHQTKSLWEVGVDQEPLTSQLAAQRGYHLHNDTHRTSLDVPVLSIGYTYEDINLSHFYGIFKLLLRDSKTLEVQTSTSKRCLFRTEDMMVCSADGTMTVVTTPTSTWPTVGPDRISLLDPTCRPKQADGSRVLFEFKVNSCGTRTMIGELYVVYENEIIHDRQLITDGPDLISRESQFKLTVRCFYPLSGVNRLSVDRLFRAEAPGFGSIKVFESLEDSANKVPAHDCWNHNSGHAIKTLINQVHQNPAGGGVLPHPGTRPRPGPEGQDKLVSEISGDLQTFPTLNLFPETQTVQINQVPQQVLSHPGQLMSQTQEPNVARYDQLQNEKYVPAETKHKKNITDSSAQTQESVTNEPTSTATSRADQNLVRAGSIERRNIETLQSRVKNIRVKPLRRFVSSGHNLKQEISNISNPSQYATGPTEVSSDGTHRTSQQPQDHRGSNTKHVPDKTYFQRTEQGQDVDMLQSAASRRPDGSSDQQGPQQNLVQSGAETGKADGLVSASTLTTGASHIRVRPGPGFSGRLQTHDHSRLQNLQNPDSLTREGTSRTSDPSVTPQRTSKTPVDVQEHKPTDVNAPRHKGQNPTGSAGPGSDLKIHSRSDCVSQYESSVHQGIMRYRH; translated from the exons ATGCCTCGTTTCGAGGCTGTGG ATGGAAGTGGCGTCCACTCCATCAGCGAGCAGCTCGCCTCACGCTGCGGTTACACCATCAGCACCTTCAAGATGGACGGCCTCACCACCTTCAGAGCCTCGTACTATTCCTGCTTCACCCACAAGCAG gatGATTCCGTGTTCACCTTCAGATTTAACGTGATGGTGAGTGACGGGGGCGGCGCCTGGATCAGCCGAGCAgtgtctgcttcctgttctggTCTGAGCTGGACCCACAGAGAGATCGTCTGTGAGGAGAACTACATGGAG GTGAACGTGAACAGAGAGTCGTCATGTGGAGGTCAGTCGGGGGAGAGTGGACAGGCGTGGCAGGCTGCCTTCTCTCAG GCTCAGAGGACAGCGACCTCAGTTTGGCAGCTGATGTTCCTACAGAGTGGCGGACACGTGTCCTCCATGTCCGTCAGCGAGGCCCAGACGATGGGCTACAGTCTGACCACCACCGCCCACAGGGTGGTGCTCAGGTCCCAGTACAAACAGCAGCACGCCAAGGTCCTGATG GTGGATGGCATCCCCGTGGAGGTGATCCGGGTGTCTGTGTTCTTTAAGAACAAGCTCACGGTGGTGATAATGGATGTGACCATGGCCTGTACAGTCA ATTCAGGGTCGTTTGACGACACCTGGCTGCTCTGGGACGTCCCCTGGATCATGACCCCACTGGTCGAGGAGGATGCCAGGTTTGAAAGTCAGAGTGTCCGTGTGGGGGTGGAGGGCGTCCTGCTGGATGaacccacctccaccaccagagGATTCAGTCTGGTTCGAGGAGGAGGTCTGGTCCAGATCGGGGTTCCTTTTGGAGCCGAGGGCGGCTACAGAAAG AGTCTGGTGGTAAACAACGTGTACAAGGAGTTGTACGTGATCTTCCTGCTGTACGAACACGTCTTCTCTCTGCTGTATGAAGACGgcagcagcatcaccaccaGACACCGGATGGTCCGAGTGCTCGACACACCGCTGCTCTGCCGTCCGCCCTTCAGTCGTGACG AGACCATCAGTGATGACGATGCGTTCAGCATCTACCTGGGAAATATTCCTGCTGATGTCATTTTAGAAGAAGTGTGGATCAACCGGAAGCAGCTGATGACATCAGAGAGCATCAATCCTGTTGCTCATGTTAACGGCAGCAGAGCCTACAAGCTCCGCCTCCCCTTCGACGATGCCATCGTCCACTTGAGG TATCTGGGTGGAGGTGTCGTCCAGTTCTCTATAGATGTAAACTTCACTTTGACCATCGTGCCTCAGAGAGACTCGTACCACCACCACACAGTCGTCACAGCTCACGTCGTTGACGCAT TCCCTCCACAGATCTCGGCTCAGTGTTCGGACGGAGGAATCACCTTCAGCGTGGTTAGACCACATCAAACCAAGAGTCTCTGGGAAGTGGGTGTTGACCAAGAGcctctgacatcacagctgGCGGCCCAGAGAGGGTACCACCTCCACAACGACACCCACAGAACTTCCCTGGACGTCCCTGTGTTGTCCATTGGATACACCTACGAA GACATCAACCTGTCACATTTTTATGGAATATTCAAGCTTCTTCTGAGAGACTCCAAAACTCTGGAAGTCCAGACGTCCACCTCCAAACGCTGCCTCTTCAGAACAGAGGACATGATGG TCTGTTCTGCAGACGGAACCATGACGGTGGTAACGACACCGACCTCCACCTGGCCCACGGTGGGGCCTGACAGAATCAGTCTGCTGGACCCCACCTGTCGGCCAAAACAGGCAGATGGATCCAGAGTTCTGTTTGAGTTCAAGGTGAACTCCTGTGGGACCAGAACCATG ATCGGTGAGTTGTACGTGGTTTATGAAAACGAGATCATCCACGACAGACAGTTGATCACAGATGGACCAGACTTGATCTCCAGGGAATCTCAGTTTAA GTTGACCGTCAGGTGCTTCTATCCACTGAGTGGAGTCAACAGACTGTCTGTGGACAGGCTCTTCAGAGCAGAGGCTCCTGGGTTTGGTTCAATCAAAGTCTTTGAGAGTCTTGAAG ATTCAGCAAATAAAGTCCCTGCTCATGACTGTTGGAATCACAATTCTGGACATGCCATCAAAACCCTGATAAACCAGGTCCATCAAAACCCTGCAGGAGGTGGAGTCCTGCCTCACCCTGGCACCAGGCCTCGACCAGGACCAGAAGGACAAGACAAGCTGGTCTCTGAGATCTCCGGAGATCTCCAAACTTTTCCAACTCTGAATCTTTTTCCTGAAACTCAAACTGTCCAGATCAACCAAGTCCCTCAGCAGGTTCTATCACATCCTGGTCAACTCATGTCCCAGACACAGGAGCCAAATGTAGCCAGATATGACCAGTTACAAAACGAGAAATATGTTCCTGCTGagaccaaacacaaaaaaaatatcactgactcgtctgcacaaacacaagagtCTGTCACCAACGAACCAACCTCGACTGCAACCAGCCGTGCCGACCAGAACCTGGTGAGAGCCGGGTCCATTGAAAGAAGGAACATTGAGACACTTCAGTCCAGAGTAAAGAATATCAGAGTCAAACCTCTGAGAAGATTTGTGTCTTCTGGACATAATCTGAAACAAGAAATCTCTAACATCTCTAACCCCTCCCAGTACGCCACTGGACCGACAGAAGTGAGCAGTGATGGGACCCACCGGACCTCCCAACAGCCCCAAGACCACAGAGGGTCAAACACCAAACATGTGCCtgacaaaacatatttccaaaGAACAGAACAAGGACAAGATGTTGATATGCTTCAGTCTGCAGCGAGCCGCCGCCCTGATGGATCCTCGGACCAGCAGGGACCACAGCAGAACCTGGTCCAGTCAGGAGCTGAGACAGGGAAAGCTGACGGACTGGTATCTGCCTCCACTCTGACGACAG GTGCATCTCACATAAGAGTCAGACCTGGTCCTGGTTTCTCTGGAAGACTCCAAACTCATGACCATTCCAGACTGCAGAACCTCCAGAACCCAGACTCTCTCACCAGAGAAGGAACCAGCAGGACGTCGGACCCCAGTGTCACACCGCAAAGAACCTCAAAGACTCCCGTCGACGTCCAAGAACATAAACCAACCGATGTCAACGCACCGAGACACAAGGGCCAGAATCCCACTGGTTCCGCTGGTCCAGGTTCAGACCTGAAGATCCACAGCAGGTCAGACTGTGTCAGTCAGTACGAGTCCAGTGTTCACCAAGGCATCATGAGGTACCGacactga
- the LOC118290503 gene encoding BTB/POZ domain-containing protein 6-B isoform X2: MFYGDLAEGQSEIHIPDVEPTAFLILLKYMYSDEIELEADNVLATLYAAKKYIVPALAKACVTFLETSLEAKNACILLSQSRLFEEPELTHRCWEVIDAQAELALRAESFCEIDLPTLEIILQRETLNIREVVVFQAVLSWSVAECQRQSLAVSPRNQRAALGKALYLVRFPSMTLQEFADVAAQSDILTLKETRDIFLWFTATNKPRLEFPLVTRSGLAPQRCHRFQSSAYRSNQWRYRGRCDSIQFAVDRRIFMAGLGLYGSSSGKAEYSVKIELMRQGTILAQNLTKFLSDGSSGTFPVWFEHPVQVEQDTFYTVSAVLDGNELSYFGQEGMTEVQSGNVTFQFQCSSDSTNGTGVQGGQIPEIVFYC, translated from the exons ATGTTTTATGGAGATCTGGCCGAGGGACAATCTGAGATCCACATCCCAGATGTGGAGCCAACTGCTTTCCTCATCCTGTTGAA GTACATGTACAGTGACGAGATTGAGCTGGAGGCCGACAACGTGCTCGCTACCCTCTATGCTGCCAAGAAGTACATTGTTCCTGCTCTGGCCAAGGCGTGTGTGACCTTCCTGGAGACCAGCCTGGAGGCAAAAAACGCCTGCATCCTGCTGTCTCAGAGCCGGCTGTTCGAGGAGCCGGAGCTGACGCATCGCTGCTGGGAGGTGATCGACGCTCAGGCTGAGCTCGCTCTGCGAGCCGAAAGTTTCTGTGAGATCGACCTGCCAACGCTGGAGATcatcctgcagagagaaacactcaACATCCGCGAGGTCGTGGTCTTCCAGGCAGTGCTGAGCTGGTCGGTGGCTGAGTGTCAGCGGCAGAGCCTGGCAGTGAGCCCCAGGAACCAGCGGGCGGCACTGGGTAAGGCTCTGTACCTGGTCCGGTTCCCTTCTATGACGCTGCAGGAGTTTGCAGACGTTGCAGCGCAGTCAGACATTCTAACGCTGAAAGAGACTCGCGACATCTTCCTGTGGTTCACCGCCACCAACAAACCCAGACTGGAGTTCCCTCTGGTGACGCGGTCGGGCCTGGCACCACAGAGGTGCCATCGTTTCCAGTCCTCAGCCTACCGCAGTAACCAGTGGCGGTACAGGGGGCGCTGCGATAGCATCCAGTTCGCGGTGGACAGGAGAATCTTCATGGCTGGACTCGGTCTGTATGGGTCGAGCAGCGGGAAGGCGGAATACAGTGTGAAGATTGAACTGATGAGGCAGGGAACCATTCTGGCCCAGAACCTTACCAAGTTCTTGTCAGACGGGTCGAGCGGTACCTTCCCTGTGTGGTTCGAACATCCGGTCCAGGTGGAACAGGACACATTCTACACGGTCAGCGCAGTCCTGGACGGAAATGAGCTGAGCTACTTTGGACAGGAGGGGATGACGGAGGTGCAGTCTGGAAACGTGACCTTCCAGTTTCAGTGTTCGTCAGACAGTACCAACGGGACCGGCGTGCAGGGGGGACAGATCCCCGAGATAGTTTTCTACTGTTGA